In a genomic window of Deinococcus aestuarii:
- a CDS encoding FtsW/RodA/SpoVE family cell cycle protein, with protein MSTQLVIAQVLLLTLGLLGVATARPDLIVDHGSKALIGLGLTFLVARLRPGVFLRLATPFWLCTLALLILTLFVGQGTETSPGTKRWLEFGPVRFQPSELAKLGLVLQLASFFSRRGVQHKLISATLMIVCTTALVLLEPDLGTSVLMFGLGIILMYAAGVRITNITGFLLALGLVAIPFAGRYLETHPYILERFFGHVNRAEGLEVGLDQIGMAHRDLSFGGLWGLGPDGPRYWYFAAHTDMVVASVGFSSGLLGVTMLLFAYWLIVSTSLQVSQLAARVRPMTPQIHGATILATGAMFMVVGQAFVNLAVAAGIFPVTGVPLPLVSYGFSSMLTMSLALGVIHSAMREVRRHLPAGEEGTDLVATPAD; from the coding sequence ATGAGCACCCAACTGGTGATCGCGCAGGTCCTGCTGCTGACGCTGGGGCTGCTGGGGGTGGCGACGGCCCGCCCCGACCTGATCGTGGACCACGGGAGCAAGGCATTGATCGGGCTGGGGCTGACCTTTCTGGTGGCGCGGTTGCGGCCCGGCGTGTTCCTGCGGCTGGCGACGCCCTTCTGGCTGTGCACGCTGGCGCTGCTGATCCTGACCCTCTTCGTCGGGCAGGGCACCGAGACGAGCCCCGGCACGAAACGCTGGCTGGAGTTCGGGCCCGTGCGCTTCCAGCCCTCCGAGCTGGCGAAACTGGGGCTGGTGCTGCAACTCGCGTCCTTTTTCTCGCGGCGGGGCGTGCAGCACAAGCTGATCAGCGCGACCCTGATGATCGTCTGCACGACGGCGCTCGTCCTGCTCGAACCCGACCTGGGCACCAGCGTCCTGATGTTCGGGCTGGGCATCATCCTGATGTACGCGGCCGGGGTGCGGATTACCAACATCACGGGCTTCCTGCTCGCGTTGGGGCTGGTCGCCATCCCCTTCGCGGGGCGCTACCTGGAGACGCACCCCTACATCCTCGAACGCTTTTTCGGGCACGTGAACCGCGCCGAGGGGCTGGAGGTCGGCCTCGACCAGATCGGCATGGCCCACCGCGACCTGAGTTTCGGCGGGCTGTGGGGCCTGGGCCCGGACGGTCCCCGTTACTGGTACTTCGCCGCCCACACCGACATGGTGGTCGCCTCGGTGGGCTTTTCCTCGGGCCTGCTGGGCGTCACCATGCTCCTGTTCGCGTACTGGCTGATCGTCTCCACCTCCCTCCAGGTCTCGCAGCTCGCCGCCCGCGTGCGCCCGATGACCCCGCAGATTCACGGGGCCACCATCCTGGCGACGGGCGCGATGTTCATGGTCGTCGGGCAGGCCTTCGTGAACCTCGCCGTCGCGGCGGGCATCTTCCCGGTGACGGGCGTGCCCCTGCCCCTGGTGAGCTACGGCTTTTCCTCCATGCTCACGATGAGCCTCGCCCTCGGCGTCATCCACAGCGCCATGCGCGAGGTGCGGCGCCACCTGCCCGCCGGGGAGGAGGGGACCGATCTGGTGGCGACGCCCGCGGACTGA
- a CDS encoding TetR/AcrR family transcriptional regulator, with translation MVYPAKLSPEAILQTALDLLEGGGEGGLNMRSLAERLGVRPSSLYRHYPDRAALVAALEDHAALGLHERLREAAQSRRPGEALRAAAHAYLDYSRTHPHLYGLLLAPRPPAPAGPGPGKDLWNLVLRLVGAVTGDADDTAAAVAYWAFLHGYVQLERSGGFGLSGPRGGFERGLEALIRGLSPPFP, from the coding sequence ATGGTGTACCCGGCCAAGCTCAGCCCGGAGGCCATTCTCCAGACGGCCCTCGACCTGCTGGAGGGGGGAGGCGAGGGGGGGCTGAACATGCGGTCACTCGCCGAGCGGCTGGGCGTGCGCCCGAGCAGCCTCTACCGGCACTATCCCGACCGGGCGGCCCTGGTCGCGGCGCTGGAGGACCACGCGGCCCTGGGGCTGCACGAGCGGTTGCGGGAGGCGGCCCAGAGCCGTAGGCCGGGGGAGGCCCTGCGCGCCGCCGCCCACGCCTACCTGGACTACTCGCGGACGCACCCGCACCTGTATGGGCTGCTGCTCGCCCCGCGTCCGCCCGCGCCCGCGGGTCCCGGCCCGGGCAAGGACCTGTGGAACCTGGTGCTGCGTCTCGTCGGTGCGGTGACCGGAGACGCGGACGACACGGCGGCGGCGGTCGCGTACTGGGCCTTCCTGCACGGCTACGTTCAGCTCGAACGCAGCGGGGGGTTTGGGCTGAGCGGTCCGCGCGGCGGCTTCGAGCGCGGGCTGGAGGCGCTGATCCGGGGTCTTTCGCCTCCCTTCCCATAG
- a CDS encoding MBL fold metallo-hydrolase, which yields MRHTRHGSYLHRLARLGLVNVYLVGEEDGLTLVDTGIGGSAPGILKAARTLGQPVRRIVLTHAHVDHTGSLDALHAALPDAPVLLSSREVRLLRGERQPDPDEPLSPLRGGWRPSTVPVQPLHDGDRVGSLRVITAPGHTPGQIALLDTRDGTLIAGDAYHAVGGVTVVSERRPLFPFPALATWHAPTALATARRLADLNPARLAPGHGPVVEHPVPAMRGALARLDH from the coding sequence ATGCGACACACCCGTCACGGTTCGTATCTTCATCGGCTCGCCCGTCTGGGTCTCGTCAACGTCTATCTGGTGGGGGAGGAGGACGGCCTGACGCTGGTGGACACCGGGATCGGCGGAAGTGCGCCGGGCATCCTGAAGGCGGCTCGGACGCTCGGGCAGCCCGTCCGCCGCATCGTCCTGACGCACGCGCACGTGGACCACACCGGGAGCCTCGACGCGCTGCACGCGGCCCTGCCCGATGCTCCCGTCCTGCTTTCCTCCCGGGAAGTGCGCCTGCTCCGGGGCGAAAGGCAGCCTGACCCGGACGAGCCCCTCTCTCCCCTGCGCGGTGGCTGGCGTCCCAGCACCGTTCCCGTGCAGCCCCTCCACGACGGCGACCGGGTAGGGAGCCTGCGGGTCATCACCGCGCCCGGCCACACCCCCGGCCAGATCGCCCTCCTCGACACGAGGGACGGCACCCTGATCGCGGGGGACGCCTACCACGCCGTCGGCGGCGTGACCGTCGTCAGCGAGCGCCGCCCACTCTTCCCCTTCCCGGCCCTCGCCACCTGGCACGCGCCGACCGCTCTCGCCACCGCCCGCCGCCTCGCCGACCTGAACCCGGCCCGGCTCGCTCCCGGTCACGGGCCGGTGGTGGAACATCCCGTCCCGGCGATGCGCGGCGCCCTGGCCCGGCTGGACCACTGA
- a CDS encoding antibiotic biosynthesis monooxygenase: MADPSPSSNAASPPAREGVTLVVTEFVRPPRVREYEAWASDLHARAARQPGFVGVHVLRGQDGTLAEYVTLVRFASPGALAAWRASPDYQVALERLPEFTAGEVDYRESVGLEAWFDRPARPTAAPPPWKNVVLGFAGVYPLILLFTWLCRPLVQGWPWWAAILPSALLATVFLNWPVLPLLSRVLRGWLYPERR, from the coding sequence ATGGCCGACCCGTCCCCCTCCTCAAACGCCGCCTCTCCACCCGCACGCGAGGGGGTCACGCTCGTCGTGACGGAGTTCGTGCGGCCCCCTCGCGTGCGGGAATACGAGGCGTGGGCCTCCGACCTCCACGCCCGGGCCGCGCGGCAGCCGGGCTTCGTGGGGGTGCACGTGTTGCGGGGCCAGGACGGGACGCTGGCCGAGTACGTGACGCTGGTGCGCTTCGCCTCGCCGGGGGCGCTGGCGGCGTGGCGCGCGTCTCCCGACTATCAGGTGGCGCTGGAGCGGCTACCCGAGTTCACGGCGGGCGAGGTCGACTACCGCGAGTCGGTGGGGCTGGAGGCGTGGTTCGACCGCCCGGCCCGGCCCACCGCCGCGCCGCCCCCCTGGAAGAACGTGGTGCTGGGCTTCGCGGGCGTGTATCCCCTGATCCTGCTGTTCACGTGGCTGTGCCGTCCGCTCGTGCAGGGCTGGCCCTGGTGGGCGGCGATCCTGCCCTCGGCGCTGCTGGCGACCGTCTTCCTGAACTGGCCGGTGCTGCCGCTGCTCTCGCGGGTCTTGCGCGGATGGCTGTACCCCGAGCGCCGCTAG
- the ychF gene encoding redox-regulated ATPase YchF: MGLAIGIVGLPNVGKSTLFNAITRAGALAANYPFATIEPNVGRVPVPDERLPALSRIFTKGERVPPIIPTYVEFVDIAGLVKGASQGEGLGNQFLANIREVDAIAHVVRCFTDDNVIHVAGRVDPIDDIETINTELILADLAGLEKRLANLQKKAKGNDKDAKEQAALAEQILAVLGEGQPARAGTYEAPIPKDFGLITTKPVIYVANVGEDELTEDNDAVRQVREYAGREGASVVKISAQIEGELAEMPEDEAREFLHDLGVEESGLDQLVKVGYETLGLITFITSGEKEVRAWTIRRGEKAPEAAGEIHSDLERGFIRAEVIEWQKMVEAGGWANAKSKGWVRTEGKEYVMADGDIMNVLHSS; the protein is encoded by the coding sequence ATGGGACTTGCAATCGGAATCGTCGGTCTGCCGAACGTCGGCAAAAGCACGCTGTTCAACGCCATCACCCGCGCCGGGGCGCTCGCCGCCAACTACCCCTTCGCCACCATCGAGCCCAACGTGGGCCGGGTTCCCGTGCCCGACGAGCGGCTCCCGGCGCTCTCCAGGATCTTCACCAAGGGCGAGCGGGTGCCGCCCATCATCCCCACCTACGTCGAGTTCGTGGACATCGCCGGGCTGGTGAAGGGCGCTTCGCAGGGCGAGGGGCTGGGGAATCAGTTCCTGGCGAACATCCGCGAGGTGGACGCCATCGCCCACGTCGTGCGCTGCTTTACCGACGACAACGTGATCCACGTTGCGGGCCGGGTCGATCCCATCGACGACATCGAGACGATCAACACCGAGCTCATCCTCGCGGACCTGGCGGGGCTGGAAAAGCGGCTCGCCAACCTCCAGAAAAAGGCCAAGGGCAACGACAAGGACGCGAAGGAACAGGCCGCCCTCGCCGAGCAGATTCTCGCCGTGCTGGGGGAGGGCCAGCCCGCCCGCGCCGGGACGTACGAGGCACCCATCCCCAAGGACTTCGGGTTGATCACCACCAAGCCCGTGATCTACGTGGCGAACGTGGGCGAGGACGAGCTCACGGAGGACAACGACGCCGTGCGGCAGGTGCGCGAGTACGCCGGGCGGGAGGGCGCCTCGGTCGTGAAGATCAGCGCCCAGATCGAGGGCGAGCTCGCCGAGATGCCGGAAGATGAGGCGCGCGAGTTCCTGCATGACCTCGGCGTGGAGGAAAGCGGCCTCGACCAACTGGTCAAGGTCGGGTACGAGACGCTGGGGCTGATCACCTTCATCACCTCGGGCGAGAAGGAGGTGCGCGCCTGGACGATCCGCCGGGGCGAGAAGGCCCCCGAGGCCGCCGGGGAAATCCATTCCGACCTGGAGCGGGGCTTTATCCGCGCGGAAGTGATCGAGTGGCAGAAGATGGTCGAGGCGGGCGGCTGGGCGAACGCCAAGTCCAAGGGCTGGGTCCGCACCGAGGGCAAGGAGTACGTGATGGCGGACGGCGACATCATGAACGTGCTGCACAGCAGCTAG
- a CDS encoding YczE/YyaS/YitT family protein — MTRPAPLAFVTAQPVGRRFLLLVFGLFLYGLSLRLMLDARVGVAPWEVLHLGVTRHLPLSIGLVSILTGVLIVAFTALRLREPIGPGTVINVLLIGLFLDVLGPLVPDPVALAGRWAQFLLGVALLGLATGTYVAAGLGAGPRDGLILGLSRMTGWDVARVRTGIELAVLALGWALGGLVGWGTLVFALGSGPAMAAGLALYGLTRGQPR; from the coding sequence GTGACCCGCCCCGCCCCGCTCGCCTTCGTCACGGCCCAGCCGGTGGGGCGGCGCTTTCTCCTCCTCGTCTTCGGCCTCTTCCTGTACGGACTGAGCCTGCGCCTGATGCTCGACGCGCGGGTGGGCGTGGCTCCCTGGGAGGTGCTGCACCTCGGCGTCACCCGGCACCTGCCGCTGAGCATCGGCCTGGTGAGCATCCTGACGGGCGTGCTGATCGTCGCCTTCACGGCGCTGCGGCTGCGCGAGCCCATCGGCCCGGGGACCGTGATCAACGTGCTGTTGATCGGCCTGTTCCTCGACGTGCTCGGGCCGCTCGTGCCCGACCCCGTGGCGCTGGCCGGGCGCTGGGCGCAGTTCCTGCTCGGGGTGGCGCTGCTGGGCCTCGCCACCGGCACCTACGTCGCCGCCGGGCTGGGCGCCGGGCCGCGCGACGGGCTGATCCTGGGCCTGAGCCGGATGACAGGCTGGGACGTGGCGCGCGTACGCACCGGCATCGAACTCGCCGTCCTCGCCCTCGGCTGGGCGCTCGGCGGGCTGGTGGGGTGGGGCACCCTCGTCTTCGCCCTCGGCAGCGGCCCGGCGATGGCGGCGGGGCTCGCGCTGTACGGTCTCACACGCGGCCAGCCCCGCTGA
- a CDS encoding MBL fold metallo-hydrolase, which translates to MSDQPQPPAPPEAPERPVNRRDTLRLLGVAGLVTAAAPLARAQTAAPAQAAPAPTPPVNGNGFYRQRVGDFTVYVVSDGTAPLAALLPTWGANPGRQEEFAATLAEYGVPATNTVNHFNPVVIETGRNRVLIDTGRGGANGQLLANLRRAGIDPAGIDTVFVTHGHGDHIGGLTTGGQPTFPGARHVMGASEFQFWTTQPSPNAAVQANLIGLRDRFTLIQPDAEIVPGLTAVASPGHTLGHLAVRGGSGDQGLMVFGDAAGHFLLSLRHRGAYVGFDTDGPLAARTRQRLFDQVVADKMWVTGYHFPFPAIGHIRRIVAGNYEYEPTVWQWS; encoded by the coding sequence ATGAGCGACCAGCCCCAGCCGCCCGCCCCGCCCGAAGCCCCCGAGCGACCCGTGAACCGCCGCGACACCCTGCGCCTGCTGGGGGTGGCGGGCCTGGTCACCGCCGCCGCGCCCCTCGCCCGCGCGCAGACGGCGGCCCCCGCGCAGGCGGCGCCCGCCCCCACGCCTCCGGTCAACGGCAACGGTTTCTACCGCCAGCGGGTGGGCGACTTCACCGTCTACGTCGTCAGCGACGGCACCGCCCCGCTCGCCGCCCTGCTGCCGACCTGGGGGGCGAATCCGGGCCGCCAGGAGGAGTTCGCCGCGACGCTGGCCGAGTACGGGGTCCCCGCCACGAACACGGTCAACCACTTCAACCCGGTCGTGATCGAGACGGGCAGAAACCGCGTCCTGATCGACACCGGGCGCGGCGGCGCGAACGGGCAGCTCCTCGCCAACCTGCGCCGGGCGGGGATCGATCCGGCGGGCATCGATACCGTCTTCGTCACCCACGGGCACGGCGACCACATCGGCGGGCTCACCACGGGAGGGCAGCCCACCTTCCCGGGTGCGCGACACGTGATGGGCGCCTCGGAGTTCCAGTTCTGGACCACCCAGCCAAGCCCCAACGCCGCCGTGCAGGCCAACCTGATCGGGCTGCGCGACCGCTTCACCCTGATCCAGCCGGACGCCGAGATCGTCCCCGGCCTCACCGCCGTCGCCTCGCCGGGGCACACGCTGGGACACCTCGCGGTGCGCGGCGGGAGCGGCGATCAGGGCCTCATGGTCTTCGGGGACGCCGCCGGACACTTCCTCCTCAGCCTGCGGCACCGGGGCGCCTACGTGGGCTTCGACACCGACGGTCCCCTCGCCGCCCGCACCCGCCAGCGCCTCTTCGATCAGGTCGTCGCCGACAAGATGTGGGTGACGGGCTACCACTTCCCCTTCCCGGCCATCGGCCATATCCGCCGCATCGTCGCCGGAAACTACGAGTACGAGCCGACCGTGTGGCAGTGGAGTTGA
- a CDS encoding ABC transporter ATP-binding protein, whose protein sequence is MTDSVIETRSLSKLYRGGVGLRPLDLQVRRGEIFGFLGPNGAGKTTTLRLLLGFLRPTGGEARVLGLDVRRDVRDLHTRVGYLPGELRLDPSRTGRELFEFLGRLRGGVDRARLHDLTERLGLDPSRRLGTLSKGNKQKVGLIAALLGRPEVLLLDEPTDGLDPLVQEEVLRLLREARSQGRTVFLSSHVLAEVDRVADRVGIIRAGELVTVADVAEVKARLPHRLEVRFASPVPEAAFARLPGVSGVQVRGDTLRCVLTGGADALVKTLAAYPVLDLRGHEPDLKEAFLSSYQEESHVA, encoded by the coding sequence ATGACGGACAGCGTGATCGAGACCCGTTCCCTCAGCAAGCTCTACCGGGGCGGGGTGGGCCTGCGGCCCCTCGACCTTCAGGTGCGGCGCGGCGAGATTTTCGGCTTCCTGGGACCCAACGGGGCGGGGAAGACCACCACCCTGCGCCTGCTGCTGGGTTTCCTGCGCCCCACCGGTGGCGAGGCGCGCGTGCTGGGCCTCGACGTGCGGCGGGACGTGCGCGACCTCCACACCCGGGTGGGCTACCTGCCGGGCGAGCTGCGGCTCGACCCCAGCCGCACGGGGCGCGAGCTGTTCGAGTTCCTGGGGCGGCTGCGCGGGGGGGTGGACCGTGCCCGGCTGCACGACCTCACCGAGCGGCTCGGGCTCGACCCCTCCCGGCGGCTGGGCACCCTCTCCAAGGGCAACAAGCAGAAGGTCGGATTGATCGCGGCGCTGCTGGGCCGCCCCGAGGTGCTGCTGCTCGACGAGCCGACGGACGGCCTCGACCCGCTGGTGCAGGAGGAGGTGCTGCGCCTGCTGCGCGAGGCCCGGTCCCAGGGCCGCACCGTCTTCCTCTCGTCGCACGTCCTCGCCGAGGTGGACCGGGTGGCCGACCGGGTGGGGATCATCCGCGCCGGGGAACTCGTGACCGTGGCGGACGTGGCCGAGGTCAAGGCGCGGCTGCCGCACCGGCTGGAGGTCCGCTTCGCGTCGCCCGTGCCAGAAGCCGCCTTCGCCCGCTTGCCGGGGGTGAGCGGGGTGCAGGTGCGCGGCGACACCCTGCGCTGCGTCCTCACGGGCGGGGCCGACGCCCTGGTCAAGACGCTGGCCGCCTACCCGGTCCTCGACCTGCGCGGGCACGAGCCCGACCTGAAGGAGGCCTTCCTCTCCTCCTACCAGGAGGAGTCCCATGTGGCCTGA
- a CDS encoding globin: MTAPLTLSEGGSLYDRIGPDALAALVRRFYARVARDPDLAPIFPPDLTLTAEKQYAFLTGFLGGPPLYHERYGHPRLRARHLPHEITPTRARAWLACMNAALRETPEIGEAEARELYAALARVAAHMVNTPEPGREDQPGVG, translated from the coding sequence ATGACGGCCCCTCTGACCCTCAGCGAGGGCGGCAGCCTGTACGACCGCATCGGCCCGGACGCGCTCGCGGCCCTCGTGCGCCGCTTCTACGCGAGGGTGGCCCGTGACCCCGACCTCGCGCCCATCTTCCCGCCGGATCTGACCCTGACCGCCGAGAAGCAATACGCCTTCCTGACGGGTTTTCTGGGCGGCCCGCCCCTCTACCACGAGCGGTATGGGCACCCCCGGCTGCGCGCCAGGCACCTCCCGCACGAGATCACGCCGACGCGGGCCCGCGCCTGGCTCGCCTGCATGAACGCCGCCCTGCGCGAGACGCCCGAGATCGGGGAGGCCGAGGCCCGCGAGCTGTACGCGGCGCTCGCCCGGGTGGCGGCCCATATGGTGAACACGCCGGAGCCGGGCCGGGAGGACCAACCCGGCGTCGGCTGA
- a CDS encoding bifunctional 3-deoxy-7-phosphoheptulonate synthase/chorismate mutase, which produces MTQPQRSIDDLRSEVDQINRDLLTLLSRRGEVVAQIGHAKTREGRPHHYDPAREEQQLKTLEALNPGPFTGAAVKAIFKEIFKASLALEESNDKKQLLVSRKVKVEDTVLDIDGVRIGGDAPPVIVAGPCSIESEEQMDETARFLAARGVKILRGGAYKPRTSPYGFQGMGVDGLIIGGRAARDNGMLFVTEVMDTRDVEVVAEHADLLQVGARNMHNFALLREVGRSRRPVLLKRGLSATIEEWLYAAEYILSEGNNEVILCERGIRTFEKWTRNTLDLSAVALAKQETHLPVIVDVTHAAGRRDLLIPLAKAALAVGADGIHVEVHPSPATALSDNEQQLDFAGYERFIDALAPMLRQPVGV; this is translated from the coding sequence ATGACCCAGCCCCAGCGCAGCATCGACGACCTCCGCTCGGAAGTCGACCAGATCAACCGCGACCTCCTCACCCTGCTCTCCCGCCGGGGCGAGGTGGTCGCGCAGATCGGCCACGCCAAGACGCGTGAGGGCCGCCCGCACCACTACGACCCCGCCCGCGAGGAACAGCAGCTCAAGACGCTGGAGGCCCTCAACCCCGGTCCCTTCACAGGGGCGGCGGTCAAGGCGATCTTCAAGGAGATTTTCAAGGCGAGCCTCGCGCTGGAGGAGAGCAACGACAAGAAGCAGCTTCTCGTCTCCCGCAAGGTCAAAGTCGAGGACACCGTGCTCGACATCGACGGGGTGCGCATCGGCGGCGACGCCCCGCCCGTGATCGTGGCCGGGCCGTGCTCCATCGAGTCGGAAGAGCAGATGGACGAGACCGCCCGCTTCCTCGCCGCCCGGGGGGTCAAGATCTTGCGCGGCGGCGCGTACAAGCCCCGCACCAGCCCCTACGGTTTCCAGGGGATGGGCGTGGACGGCCTCATCATCGGGGGCCGGGCGGCGCGTGACAACGGGATGCTCTTCGTGACGGAAGTGATGGACACCCGCGACGTGGAGGTGGTGGCCGAGCACGCCGACCTCCTGCAAGTGGGCGCGCGCAACATGCACAACTTCGCCCTGCTGCGCGAGGTGGGCCGCTCGCGCCGCCCGGTGCTCCTCAAGCGGGGCCTGAGCGCCACCATCGAGGAATGGCTCTACGCCGCCGAGTACATACTCTCGGAGGGCAACAACGAGGTCATCCTCTGCGAGCGCGGCATCCGCACCTTCGAGAAGTGGACCCGCAACACCCTCGACCTCTCGGCGGTGGCCCTCGCCAAGCAGGAGACCCACCTCCCCGTCATCGTGGACGTGACCCACGCCGCCGGGCGCCGCGACCTCCTCATCCCGCTCGCCAAGGCGGCCCTCGCGGTCGGCGCCGACGGCATCCACGTCGAGGTCCATCCTAGCCCCGCCACGGCCCTGAGCGACAACGAGCAGCAGCTCGACTTCGCCGGGTATGAGCGGTTCATAGACGCGCTGGCCCCGATGCTGAGGCAGCCCGTCGGGGTGTAA
- a CDS encoding 2'-5' RNA ligase family protein, with amino-acid sequence MRTLSPAPAPQALHSLVAWPPEVLDTWLRRTQERLGVRGFGLPHLNLRAPFQTDLSGPDLVAAFRDVLRGQEAFEVHLKGWKRLPHVLFLECELGPTLGRLHARALSVGPSSRAPHDGAAYTPHLTLGLGILPWAEDLLWDEVRTLTPPVDSFLVTALSLTREERGEVLELHTFPLECPEEVWERERGAQAASG; translated from the coding sequence ATGCGCACCCTCTCCCCGGCGCCCGCGCCCCAGGCCCTCCACAGCCTCGTCGCGTGGCCGCCCGAGGTGCTCGACACGTGGCTCAGGCGCACCCAGGAACGGCTGGGCGTGCGCGGCTTCGGGCTGCCGCACCTCAACCTGCGGGCACCCTTCCAGACCGACCTCAGCGGCCCCGATCTCGTCGCCGCCTTCCGTGACGTGCTGCGCGGGCAAGAAGCGTTCGAGGTCCACCTCAAAGGCTGGAAGCGCCTGCCGCACGTCCTCTTTCTGGAGTGCGAACTCGGCCCTACCCTGGGCCGGCTGCACGCCCGGGCTCTGAGCGTCGGGCCGTCGAGCCGCGCCCCCCACGACGGCGCCGCTTACACGCCGCACCTCACCCTGGGCCTGGGCATCCTCCCCTGGGCCGAGGACCTGCTGTGGGACGAGGTGCGGACGCTGACCCCCCCGGTGGACAGCTTTCTCGTCACCGCCCTGAGCCTCACCCGCGAGGAGCGGGGCGAGGTGCTGGAGCTGCACACCTTCCCGCTGGAGTGCCCGGAGGAGGTCTGGGAGCGGGAGCGGGGGGCGCAGGCGGCGTCGGGGTGA
- a CDS encoding helix-turn-helix transcriptional regulator: MTAAATLPAAPLPPAPERTKQRVLELLKRHGTLTAQALASGLSVTVPAARRHLQDLQEQGLIEARTERPGGRGRPQHVFGLTERGEAAFPKTYSTLCVDVLRHVEGLFGEGAVLQVFDARSAEMAAGLRAELPAGGPLEERVRHLASRLCGAGFDAVVESGPDGAWYIVERNCPNLTVARQYGELCASELAMFVNVLGVPVTRETRIACGQGACRYRIGP; encoded by the coding sequence ATGACCGCCGCAGCGACCCTTCCCGCCGCGCCCCTGCCGCCCGCACCCGAACGCACCAAGCAGCGGGTCCTCGAACTCCTCAAGCGGCACGGCACGCTGACCGCCCAGGCGCTCGCCTCGGGGCTCTCCGTCACCGTGCCCGCCGCGCGGCGGCACCTGCAAGACCTTCAGGAACAGGGCCTGATCGAGGCGCGGACCGAGCGGCCCGGCGGGCGCGGGCGGCCCCAGCACGTCTTCGGGCTGACCGAGCGGGGGGAGGCGGCCTTTCCCAAGACGTACTCGACCCTGTGCGTGGACGTGCTGCGGCACGTGGAGGGGCTGTTCGGGGAGGGGGCCGTGTTGCAGGTCTTCGATGCCCGCAGCGCGGAGATGGCGGCGGGGCTGCGGGCCGAGCTGCCTGCGGGCGGCCCCCTGGAGGAGCGGGTGCGCCACCTCGCGTCGCGGCTGTGCGGGGCGGGCTTCGACGCGGTGGTCGAGTCGGGACCGGACGGGGCGTGGTACATCGTGGAGCGCAACTGCCCGAATCTCACGGTCGCGCGGCAGTACGGGGAGCTGTGCGCGAGCGAACTCGCCATGTTCGTGAATGTCCTCGGCGTGCCCGTCACCCGCGAGACGCGGATCGCGTGCGGGCAGGGCGCGTGCCGCTACCGGATCGGCCCTTGA
- a CDS encoding Mrp/NBP35 family ATP-binding protein produces MRDALWDALKTVNDPELHRDLVSLGMIERAEVEGGVAHVKVNLTTPACPLKGKIEGDVRAAVLAVPGIRDVAVTFGAMVRPPAQPALPGVKHVLLVGSGKGGVGKSSVAVNLAASLAVEGARVGLMDADVYGPSVAHMLGQGGARITANAERKMQPIEAHGLRFISMANLSPAGQALVWRGPMLHSAIQQFLKDAAWGELDYLIVDLPPGTGDVQLSLTQTVNVTGAVLVTTPQDVALIDAARALDMFRKASVPVLGVVENMSYFVAPDTGLTYDIFGRGGSRKLGGLPLLGEVPLDVEVRQDADLGVPAVLSHPDSPAAQAMRQVARNLAGRVSVQALGSLPEQLPVV; encoded by the coding sequence ATGCGTGACGCCCTGTGGGATGCCCTGAAGACCGTGAACGACCCGGAGCTGCACCGGGACCTGGTGTCGCTGGGCATGATCGAGCGCGCGGAGGTCGAGGGCGGCGTGGCCCACGTGAAGGTCAACCTCACCACGCCCGCCTGCCCCCTCAAGGGCAAAATCGAGGGCGACGTGCGCGCGGCGGTCCTCGCCGTCCCCGGCATCCGGGACGTGGCCGTGACCTTCGGGGCGATGGTGCGCCCGCCCGCGCAGCCCGCCCTGCCCGGCGTCAAGCACGTCCTGCTGGTGGGCAGCGGCAAGGGGGGCGTGGGCAAGAGCAGCGTGGCGGTGAACCTCGCGGCGAGTCTGGCGGTGGAGGGGGCGCGGGTCGGCCTGATGGACGCGGACGTGTACGGCCCCAGCGTGGCGCACATGCTGGGCCAGGGCGGGGCGCGCATCACCGCGAACGCCGAGCGCAAGATGCAGCCTATCGAGGCGCACGGCCTGCGCTTCATCAGCATGGCGAACCTCTCGCCCGCGGGCCAAGCTCTCGTGTGGCGCGGGCCGATGCTGCACTCGGCGATCCAGCAGTTTCTCAAGGACGCGGCGTGGGGGGAACTCGACTACCTGATCGTGGACCTGCCGCCCGGCACCGGGGACGTGCAGCTCTCCCTCACGCAGACGGTCAACGTGACGGGCGCCGTGCTTGTCACCACGCCGCAGGACGTGGCGCTGATCGACGCGGCGCGGGCGCTCGACATGTTCCGCAAGGCGTCGGTCCCGGTGCTGGGGGTGGTGGAGAACATGAGTTACTTCGTGGCGCCCGACACCGGCCTCACCTACGACATCTTCGGGCGGGGGGGCTCGCGCAAGCTCGGCGGGCTGCCGCTGCTCGGCGAGGTGCCCCTCGATGTGGAGGTGCGGCAGGACGCCGACCTGGGCGTGCCCGCCGTGCTCTCGCACCCGGACTCGCCCGCCGCGCAGGCGATGCGGCAGGTCGCGCGCAACCTCGCGGGGCGGGTGAGCGTGCAGGCGCTGGGGTCTTTGCCCGAGCAACTCCCGGTGGTCTGA